TTGAAGAAGAAATGAAACATCATTATCCCAATTAATTCAAAGGTAAgtaaatttcggggacgaaatttttataaggaggggagattgtaatagcccaaccttttatcatgttaatccttatggtttattattgttatgatcatgttttatgctttactggttgagattatgttgaaTGGTTATTGTTTATGGATATCTTTATTGAAACGGTTATTGTTTTGGCATCATGTTCATAGTTGGTGATGATTATGGAAATGAATGGGTATAATAGAAAGTTGATCTTGAGCCAAATAGAAAATGGAAGTGCATAAATGGTATGACAAATGTGGCGGTTGTTGTGGTTTTagtataatgttttgtatattgatctaATTGATGTGAAgccacttccattagaaagataagatataaggttataactttcttattttgagttttgttcaaatccttagggaagacgagccaaaagcggcccgaagtgtgtcgtgtgtttcgttgttcctgcactgacacatgttggtagaatgggcataactctttactcagacctccaaatgatctgaaatttgcgAGGTTCAAGAaaacacatagggctacaactttcatgtttaccacttttGCTAATTCGGAAGAACAAATGCAGTTTTGGCCCTTGGcagagggtacacggacccctacacggacccacaCACGGGGTCCGGGTCCGGCCATACAAAATGTGTGAtttcccgagtgtacacggacctataTACGGAcggggcacggggtccgtgtttaTGGCATAGAAAACACGTTTTTAAAGGAATTGGAGGCTTATAAACGTTACTCTATATTCTTCTACACATTTCCTACCATTCTCCTTTCTCTTCCATCGATTCAAACCCTTTTCCCTCAAGGTTTTCTTCTCTCCAATTCTCTACTCCAAGTGCAAGGATTATAGTGATTTTTTAGTTGCTCCTTCCTAAGATTTCAAGCTACAAGGTAATTATTCTATGTTTTTGGAGTATAGAAGGGTTTGAAGTATTGAGGGTTAAATTGGGTTCATGATTCATTGGATTATTGGAGAcgatttatgattatgattgtgattattgttgtaggatttcctTCAAGAACATCTAAGCATTCATTTGGTTTGTTGTAAGTAGAAGctttcctttttgctcacatgatatatatatatgtataaaagcCATGTTTATTGATGCCTAGCTCCTTTCATTGCTATGTTCTTGATATAATTGTTGTTATGTATTCATTGATCAAGAATTTCCATTGAATTCATTGATAAAGGAGCTAGTAATTCATTGTGCCTACCAAGTGTTTGTTCAATTGCCCCAATCAAGTCCCTGTGACTTAAAGCCAAGaaatgatagtaattcatgcatgtcattggccaatcacatgattatgaagtatctctcacagttttgatatttatatcaaagagatacttgccacaggtcacaggtcacaTAACTGTCATTTCCTTCCTTTAACTCATGATATGATACCCTTTACATTGATTTGAGATTTttgatttattctttatcgCCATTTCAATAGCCATGTTCTAAGCCCAagctatgtatatgtaattgCTATGTATAGCTTCttacttactgagttttattctcattccagttatgtcatgtgatgcaggtgataaaaaGGACTGAAATGGATTGTCCGAGGCGGGGGAAGTCATATAAGAGGCCAAGTGAAAGACTTTTTGGTTTTGTCATTTTGAATTTTGGTGGAATGAAcatatttaaagttttaaaatttcatgtatTTGGCTAATTGAATGATGGGGAAAATTTTATGTTGGcttttggttatgtgttgaaggATATGATTGTGAATGGTTATGTATATTAGTGCGTAAAATAGTTATGATGTAAATGATATATTGTTCTTTCCCTTTTAAATGCAAATGCTTCCGCGTatgtcatttattttaaatgttattgtaATGGGAGTAGGGTTGTTTCAGTCGGAGTCACCTTCCGACTCTAACCCAGGTAATGAAATTACTTCGATGGAGGATATTATATTGAATACTGATGAGTTGGATCAAAACCTTGGAGGTGTAGATGTTGTTGCGCCTATTTCTGAAGTAATGTTGGCCTGTTCTGAGCATCTTAGTATCAAGAAACACAATGTCAGTCTGGAATCAGGGAACAAACCTATACCTCCTCAACAGATATTAATGGGTGATCTTATGGGATATTCAGAGGTTAACTCGATCAAAttggagaagaagaaagagCAACTTACTGAAAAAGTGTTATCGGTTGTACAAAATAAGGGAAAAAAACAATGGAAACGTCTAGCTCGGGGTGAGAAACCTAACCTCAAGAGCCGAGAAACAAAAGTTTCGGAAGAAGGGGTTGGTAAAAGATTAAGGGAGCAGGTTGATCAGATTAGTGAAGGTTGCAAAAAATTCAAACAAGACCAGGGACCTTGTGTTACATGTGATGCCGAATCGGCAGACGCTGCGATGCAGCTTCGCCGAATATTATGAATTGTTTCGTTTGGAATGCTCGTGGGCTTGGTAACCCACGAGCATTCCGAGAGCTCAGGCGCCTGGTAGACAAAAGTAACCCCTCGATGATGTTTATTTGTGAAACTAAATTATATAAATCACAATATGCTTCTTGGAGATCTTACATCCAATTTAAAGGGATATTCTCTGTGGAGTGCGAAGGGCGTAAAGGTGGTTTGGTTATGCTTTGGAAAGACATGTATGATATTAAGATTTGCTCGTTTTCTTCTGGCCACATTGACTGCATTGTATCGGCTGAGCAGAAATTTTGGAGATTCACTGGTTTCTCTGGCAACCCGGTAACTTCGTTAAGATATACCTCTTGGCAACTCCTTTTCAAATTGTATCAGATTCCTGAACTCCAACAGTTACCATGGCTTGTGGGTGGAGATTTcaatgaaattattttcaacAGTGAGAAATATGGATGTTCTTTGCGTCCTCAATCTCAAATGACAGCTTTTAATGACACCATTAATGGTTGTTTGTTGTCTGATTTGAAATTCTAAGGTGATAAATTTACTTGGTGCAGTAAACAGCATAATGGAGAACATATTTTTGAAAGGCTGGACAGGTTTCTTGGCAATGCTGAGTGGCAGATGCTATTCCCTCTAGCAGAAGTAACTCATCTTGATTTCTATAGTTCAGATCATAGACTCATTTCAATTTCCATGAAGATGGGGTGTGAGGCAGAATTCAGGAAAAGACCTTCGAGATTTACGTTCGAACATAAATGGATGTTGGAGGAAGATTTCCAATCGGTTATGGATCAATGGAAGAATAATGTCAATTTTATGGAGCTACCTAGTAAATTAAATCAGTTCAGCGGTATCCTTAAGTCTTGGGCTGGTTCTAGGTTCTCCGACTTTCCTAGGAAAATTGAGCTTCTTCGCAAAGAGATAAACGAATTATTGACTCCATCTCAAGCAAAAAACAATTCTGTCAGATTAGTTTTTTTGGAGCATGAACTTGAAAAACTTTTGATCCAGGAAGAGATGCACTGGAACCAAAGGGCTCGAACTAACTGGATGGCTCATGGTGATGGTAATACTAAATTCTTTCACTCATTCGCTTCTGAGAGGAAACGCTCCAACCTTATCAAAGGACTTGTGGATGATAGTGGTAGGTGGTGGTATAAAGAAAGTGACATTGCAGATATCTTTGTAAAGTAATATGCCAATCTTTTCAAATCTACTACTCCATCAGATATTGAGATCGAGGCAACAATTTCAAACATTCTTCCGACAGTAGACGCAGCTATGAATGATATTCTTATTGCTCCATATACAGAAAAAGAAATTCGAAAGGCATTGTTTGGTATGCATCCATCTAAAGCACCTGGTCCGGATGGATTTACAGCACTCTTCTTCCAGAAAAATTGGGATACAGTGGGTATTGAAGTCACTTCGGCGATCCTCAAAATTCTAAATGATAATGGTGATTTATTGGGTTGGAACTCGACCATCATAGTTCAAATTGCTAAAATTGCTGATCCAGGTACGCCCAAAGACTTTCGCCCCATTAGTTTATTTAACACTTGTTACAAAATTATTTCTCGAGTGATCACAAACACGTTGAGACCAATTCTGGCAGTCGCGATCGATCAACACCAAAGTGCTTTTGTGTCTAGTCGTCTAATTACCGACAACGTTATCGTAGGATTTGAATGTATGCACTGGATTCGTAACAACAAGAAATCTAAGACGGGGTTCGGGGCTCTCAAATTAGACATGAGCAAATCATACGATAGAGTGGAGTGGAAATATCTTGAAGCAATTATGCTAAAGATGGGATTTGCTGGGGATTTTATAAATCTGATTACTCGTTGTATATCCTCGGTATCTTATTCATTTAGGATTAACCGCTCTACATATGAGAGTTTGAAACCTCAACGGGGACTTCGTCAGGGAGACCCACTTTCTCCATACTTCTTTGCTAGTTGTGCTCAAGGGCTATCGAGTATTCTCTCTAAAGCAGTGAATGACAAAAGTTTTCAAGGGATTAAAATTGCATCTGGTTGTCCAGTTATTTCCCATCTTTTATATGCTGATGATAGTCTCATTTTTTTCCGTGCTTTACAGTCAGATTGTCTGCAGCTGCGTCGATGCCTACAAATATATGAATCTGCGTCTCGTCAGATTGTGAATTATGAAAAATCTGCCTTAACTTTCAGCCCTTGTGTCTCCTCGAGTACTATCAATACTATCCAGAATATTTTTTCCATATCGGTGGTTCAAGGTCATGAGCTTTATCTGGGGTTACCCACATTCTCTCTAAGGAGTAAGAGGATTCAGTTTTCGGGTTTGCGAGAAAGattattgaaaaaaataaacgGATGGACACATCGGTTTTTCTCTGTTGGAGGCAAAGAGACTCTTATCAAATCGGTATTGCAAGCTATTCCGTCTTATGCTATGTCTTGTTTCAAATTGCCAATCTCGTTGTGTCATGAGTTGGAGCAAATATGTGCTAAATTCTGGTGGAGTTCGAAAGGGGGGGGGGGAAGTGGTATGCATTGGGCCAGCTGGAGGAATTTGTGTAGACCAAAACAATGTGGCGGCATGGGGTTTCGAAGTCTCAATGAATTTAATCGGGCTCTTCTTGCGAAACAAGTGTGGCGGATAATCCAACATCCCAACTCCATGATGGCACAGATACTTAAAGCTCGGTATTATAGAAATGTGGATATAATGGATGCAAAAATAGTAACTAATCCATCATATATTTGGCGATCTATTCTTTGGAGTCGGGATCTTATTCGTAATGGATTAATATGGCGAGTGGGAAATGGTCACCATATAAATGCGTTTTCTGATTGTTGGATCCCAAGGTTAGCATCCGGGAAGAGTTCTTTGTCTGGATCGATTGGAACATTGATGGTAAATGATTTAATATCTTCTGACAGGAATTGGATGGAGGATGACGTGAGAGCTCTCTTTCCTTCTTTTGAAGCAGAATATATTCTCGACATTCCATTACGGAGGCAAGATGTGGAAGATAGTCGGTATTGGAAATGGGGAAGTAATGGGCATTATTCTGTTAAATCTGGTTATCTTCTTGAAATGGGTTGTTTTGATGCTCCCTCCTCGCAATCGGCCAACACAATGGAAACTTGGTGGGAACTGTTATGATCTCTACGCATTCCCCAAAAGGTTCGTATCTTTTTTTGGAAAGCATGCAATGATtttattgttagagtaggtgcccgtcgagccaagtgttggccgagtgttcacaatgaaactctatgtataagcaatctttattttaataatatttgaaattattattttggcaaatctttatctgtatactcatgctagttgcatagataaagcccttgaatatacaaatagtagaaagaatatgagatgctcatatgatgagtatcatgaaactcatatttgtaatactgtatattctaaacggttcctagtcgattcagccgccactaagaaggatataggccgctcgagttagagactagtatctgcgatgtgagtaccatgtttcattggtaggggacattgtgatgtccgaacatgcagataggtgctccttgtagagtgcactgaacaaccctccataaaaggactttccaagtggttctcacttatcgagtggaaaagtcctggtttatggttgtgcagaattagtccttatgacccgggacaacattgagactctatgtgctagaattacactttgacttgtttaccgactcttatggggtcatcaggtggcaaggttgggtgttctgtcgaaacacataggagtcgatgcattgtagtcggggattcaccgcttaccttcgggtatggatatcctatgtgttatcatgtgtatgtagatcgaaatctctggccagagtatggttgtaattatgaaaggtgtttcatagattacaccatcgatgcaactacgacatgacacatagtatagattcattgacaactctcgataaaccaatggttgtcgaatcgatcgagatatatgagttgaagggaccgtactgtacgctaaccataattgaatggttcttgcaggcactatcatttgatacctagagaatcatgtaagcgatgctgctaggcgtttaacatgattggttgggtactatcagacttgagttctgacgttcttattatcaaggtgctgataaataagaatggagcaattggggtatgctcatataaggacatgtttagtccgaatcacatagagatgtgaacccacggctagttgtatcaatgaaccattgagggccacacaagtactagctttctagatcccgttgagaagtaaaaatagtacaatgtgttgaacggcttataaaggagtttataagcgtaaggaaaattagaagtatgacttctataaaggagaaaatagttcaatgtgttgaacgacttataaatgagtttataagtgtaaagaaaaatagaagtatgacttctgtgagagaaatgtaaattttaatttttggaagtgttcctaaattaaaattggccaagtgaataatgtatttgaaaattgtgattttcataaacattattatggactaaattaaattaattcaagtgttgaattaattaaacactagtggacctagtagagtccaaataattaaattaattcaagtgttgaattaattaaataatattgagtcttgtagagctcaattaaaataattatttaactagtgggacttgggtaaattcaagtaatgtttaattagtctcaaatatgtttgagataattaaaatttagtccaaggtttttaatttgattaaaaaccatataatatgcatgcatgggaggtcaagggttgggagactactttttgagttttcaaggcatggcatgcaaaaagtgatatctactttttcacaaaccaagacaagtcttcccacTTCACTCCCACAATGCCTTGGCCGAATTCTTGATGATCTCTCTCcccaaatttttctctctttttgttcttcaatttgttgaggaaacaaaacacttctctttgaaaaatcttcttatttttctagtgcaaaataagaagggttctagctagttagtggtgggcctaatttgaaggaaagattcaagatcttggagagcttgtagatcttcatgccattcaagagctttgttgcttgacaacaaagttggagccatcatcaacctcaagaagttgataggtaatatcttctaaaacaccctatgaatgagaTTTAAGGTGTTaaatgtatttgttgcacaaaatggAAGGGGGCCGAATTTTTCagcttatatttttaaaattttagcttccgttgcgttttcggtctccctaaatcgttccctttcaagtggtatcagagctatggttaccattttgtgtagcataatacatgatattatattgagatcattttctaaccgtttgagatattTTTTGCAACCAAAATCAAGGCCACTTTTGAAGCTATTTTGGGCAGCATgtttctgcccatttcgggcgcctcgggctgcccgaggggctgcccgaaacgggcagcaagggcagcccaaggggttGCCCGAAACCTcttgtttaataaaaaaaaaatttttttgttcaccggaatgttggccggaatccggcgacggagctccggcgacggcgatgacgactagggtttccaaaagtgttttggattaccaaagtgtcatgggccttgagttgttgggccattgatggccaacacatttgtgattttaaatgggccaaaaatgtttttggtgaaaaattgagttttttgggcccttaagtttaaaattacaaaagtagcaaatattttctcatgaaataaataatttaagttggacattgattatttatagtaaattgtgatttacaagaaattcggttataaataaattaatttgaaagtagacaaaggtgtttgtatactttgttaatttagtttataatcgtggcggttagtgattggatcaagatatataatattggatcaattaattattgtgataattaattgatggtgtatgatatgtgatattatgcatcaaggatgatcaaaagcccaagcccaatttgctaggtgtatgctaggatattttgtgttgaatgattgtaataattatcaatttatcaagtgggcttggtttatggtccgttcccaccccatgagatgtatccctatttgccatggatatttatttgtaaatattaatatattggatgatcaagattggaagatggtggccatgatgattatgaagatcgaagacatgtaaatattggaagcttatgtaaatgttgcatttgcatcccgtgcatttaccctaggattggacctaggtccgtgtttagctcacacggaccgttagtattggggcgattgatcatccttgtttgtttactgtttataatatatgcatgatatgttataaataatgagtatgtgcgttattattatgataataacaaagttgcatgaatccggcaaacatacgatcaaacatggcgagcttttaaaataaaattaattatgagacctttcaaaattaaaaaccctcattttgaataagattcaaaattaatatcaagcccgaaaaaaggaattataaatttgtttataatttccttgtcttccatcgacaatgggtgcatgatgaacgctacccgtactcggggctcggctcatattattgggggggccctgggtgccggaaagctgtgacatccattgacatagtgatgtgaactacgtggaactcccatgatttcggctcatattattgagggaactcatggcgaccgtccattaaggttcaatatcgatgggttaggcttgacacgtaaagatgaacgacgtcatattattgggtcctaatcaaacgtgagacaaaagtttacgtagagggttgcattgtgatgcaattggaaactaccttttaggaattgtgattggctgatattat
This sequence is a window from Primulina eburnea isolate SZY01 unplaced genomic scaffold, ASM2296580v1 ctg709, whole genome shotgun sequence. Protein-coding genes within it:
- the LOC140821666 gene encoding uncharacterized protein gives rise to the protein MNCFVWNARGLGNPRAFRELRRLVDKSNPSMMFICETKLYKSQYASWRSYIQFKGIFSVECEGRKGGLVMLWKDMYDIKICSFSSGHIDCIVSAEQKFWRFTGFSGNPIPELQQLPWLVGGDFNEIIFNSEKYGCSLRPQSQMTAFNDTINGCLFKQHNGEHIFERLDRFLGNAEWQMLFPLAEVTHLDFYSSDHRLISISMKMGCEAEFRKRPSRFTFEHKWMLEEDFQSVMDQWKNNVNFMELPSKLNQFSGILKSWAGSRFSDFPRKIELLRKEINELLTPSQAKNNSVRLVFLEHELEKLLIQEEMHWNQRARTNWMAHGDGNTKFFHSFASERKRSNLIKGLVDDSGRWWYKESDIADIFVK